A single genomic interval of bacterium harbors:
- a CDS encoding cytidylate kinase-like family protein yields the protein TVSREFGCEGVLVANRIAEQLNELGADPTPWVVMGKEVLLAVAEQGGVAEEFVRALDTSRRSVIRQTLDTLLGNRPTEYQAYEALAKTLVALAQAGRVVLLGRAGAIACGTLEGGFHIRLVAPLEYRVASFARRRNITAPEAEAIVVREQAARDTLAHEFTGKELADSGHYHMIFNNAKMDGEEIARVAMEAIRKKILA from the coding sequence CACGGTTTCCCGGGAGTTCGGCTGCGAGGGTGTTTTGGTGGCGAACCGGATCGCGGAGCAGCTAAACGAGCTGGGCGCCGATCCCACCCCCTGGGTGGTGATGGGAAAAGAGGTGCTTCTCGCCGTGGCCGAGCAGGGAGGGGTAGCCGAGGAGTTTGTGCGCGCCCTGGACACGAGCCGCCGCAGCGTCATCCGGCAGACCCTGGACACGCTGCTGGGAAACAGGCCCACGGAATACCAGGCGTACGAGGCGCTCGCCAAGACCCTGGTCGCGCTCGCCCAGGCCGGCCGGGTGGTCCTCCTGGGCCGGGCCGGGGCCATCGCCTGCGGCACTCTGGAGGGGGGTTTTCACATTCGTCTGGTCGCGCCGCTGGAATACCGGGTGGCCAGCTTCGCCCGGCGGCGGAACATCACCGCGCCCGAGGCGGAAGCCATCGTTGTCAGGGAGCAGGCGGCGCGGGACACACTGGCTCACGAATTTACCGGAAAAGAGCTGGCGGACTCCGGCCACTACCACATGATCTTCAACAACGCGAAAATGGACGGCGAGGAGATTGCCCGGGTCGCGATGGAAGCCATCCGGAAAAAGATTCTGGCCTAG
- the gyrA gene encoding DNA gyrase subunit A, producing the protein MAENLRSVNIEDEMSSSFMDYAMSVIISRALPDVRDGLKPVHRRILTTLDDLGLQHNKSFRKCAKIAGDVSGNYHPHGEAVVYPALARMAQDFSLRGLLVDGQGNFGSVDGDPPAAMRYTEARMTELTEFMLLDIDKETVDYVPNYDSTRQEPSVLPARVPNLLLNGSTGIAVGMATNIPPHNLGELCEALALVLDDENLSIDQIEKIMPGPDFPTRGIIHGKRGIREYYRTGRGHVQVRARAMVEIQPRTNRQSIVVTEIPYTVNKARLIEKIAELVRDQKIREISDIRDESDRSGMRIVIDLRRDAVGGAVLNQLYKHTQMQTTFGVIMLALANNQPRVMNIKEMMIHFLRFRREIILRRSRFELRKAEERAHILEGYRIALDKIDQVIKLIRGSKTPDIAKKGLVDKFKLTEIQAQAILEMRLQRLTGLERDKIEEEYKELQKKIKYLNRVLMEAKLQTQIIKEEITEVHQKFADARRTEIVDETGEIALEDMIVEEDMAVTISNSGYIKRNAVSLYRAQRRGGKGVMGMGTKEEDFVEQLFIASTHDYLLFFTSSGRCHWLKVHEIPQAGKTARGKAIVNVLQLSGSERVTAVLPVRKFEPDRYVVMVTRRGVLKKTELTAFSNPRAGGIIAIGLKKGDELITVGQTDGTREIFIGTRQGKAIRFPEAKARPMGRTAAGVRGIGLGKDDYVVGMEVVSPGDVILTATTHGFGKRSKVDDYRVTNRGGKGVINIKATDRNGEVVGIRRVMDEDEFMLITTGGQMIRANAKDVSIIGRSTQGVRLIDVKGKDRVAALARVEDSGNGQEVS; encoded by the coding sequence ATGGCGGAGAATCTGCGCTCGGTCAACATTGAAGACGAGATGAGCTCATCCTTCATGGACTACGCGATGAGCGTCATCATCTCCCGCGCCCTGCCGGATGTGCGCGACGGCCTCAAGCCCGTTCACCGGCGGATTCTCACCACCCTGGATGACCTCGGGCTTCAGCACAACAAGTCCTTCCGCAAGTGCGCAAAGATCGCGGGCGATGTGAGCGGAAACTATCACCCCCACGGCGAGGCGGTGGTGTATCCCGCGCTCGCCCGGATGGCCCAGGACTTTTCCCTGCGGGGCCTGCTGGTGGACGGCCAGGGCAACTTCGGCTCGGTGGACGGCGATCCGCCGGCCGCCATGCGCTACACCGAAGCCCGGATGACCGAACTGACCGAGTTCATGCTCCTCGACATCGACAAGGAAACGGTCGACTACGTCCCCAACTACGACAGCACCCGCCAGGAGCCCTCCGTCCTCCCGGCGCGCGTGCCGAATCTTCTCCTGAACGGATCGACCGGCATTGCCGTCGGCATGGCCACGAACATCCCCCCGCACAACCTCGGCGAGCTGTGCGAAGCGCTGGCACTGGTGCTGGACGACGAGAATCTGTCCATTGACCAAATCGAAAAAATCATGCCCGGCCCGGACTTTCCGACCAGAGGCATCATCCACGGCAAGAGGGGAATCCGCGAATACTACAGAACGGGGCGGGGCCACGTTCAGGTCAGGGCACGCGCCATGGTCGAGATACAGCCCCGCACCAACCGGCAGTCCATCGTGGTAACGGAAATCCCCTACACCGTAAACAAGGCGCGGCTCATCGAGAAGATCGCCGAGCTGGTCCGCGACCAGAAGATCCGCGAGATCTCCGACATCCGCGACGAGAGTGATCGCTCCGGGATGCGCATCGTCATCGATCTGCGGCGCGACGCGGTGGGCGGCGCCGTCCTGAACCAGCTCTACAAGCATACCCAGATGCAGACCACCTTCGGCGTCATCATGCTGGCCCTGGCGAACAACCAGCCCCGCGTGATGAACATCAAGGAAATGATGATCCACTTCCTCCGCTTCCGGAGAGAGATCATTCTCCGCCGGAGCCGTTTCGAACTCCGCAAGGCCGAGGAGCGGGCCCATATTCTCGAGGGCTACCGCATTGCGCTCGACAAGATCGATCAGGTCATCAAGCTCATCCGGGGAAGCAAGACCCCCGACATCGCCAAAAAGGGGTTGGTGGACAAGTTCAAGCTGACCGAGATCCAGGCCCAGGCCATCCTGGAGATGCGCCTCCAGCGCCTGACCGGACTCGAGAGGGACAAGATCGAAGAGGAATACAAGGAACTCCAGAAGAAGATCAAATATCTCAACCGCGTCCTCATGGAAGCGAAGCTCCAGACACAGATCATCAAGGAGGAGATCACGGAGGTCCACCAGAAATTCGCCGATGCGCGCCGGACCGAGATCGTGGATGAGACGGGCGAGATCGCGCTTGAAGACATGATCGTCGAGGAGGACATGGCCGTTACCATCTCCAACTCCGGCTACATCAAGCGCAACGCGGTGAGCCTCTACCGGGCCCAGCGGCGCGGCGGCAAGGGTGTGATGGGCATGGGGACGAAAGAAGAAGATTTTGTGGAGCAGCTCTTCATCGCCTCAACGCACGACTATCTTCTTTTCTTCACGAGCTCCGGGCGGTGCCACTGGCTCAAGGTGCACGAAATTCCGCAGGCAGGGAAAACCGCCCGCGGCAAGGCGATTGTGAACGTGCTACAGCTCTCCGGAAGCGAGCGAGTCACCGCCGTGCTGCCCGTTCGGAAGTTCGAGCCCGACCGCTACGTGGTCATGGTGACCCGCCGGGGCGTGCTGAAGAAAACCGAGCTCACGGCGTTCAGCAACCCCCGCGCCGGCGGAATCATCGCCATCGGCCTCAAGAAAGGGGACGAGTTGATCACGGTGGGCCAGACGGACGGCACCCGCGAGATCTTCATCGGCACCCGGCAGGGGAAAGCCATCCGCTTTCCTGAAGCAAAGGCCCGCCCCATGGGCCGGACGGCCGCCGGCGTGCGCGGCATCGGTTTGGGCAAAGATGATTATGTCGTCGGAATGGAGGTTGTTTCCCCGGGCGATGTCATACTGACCGCCACCACCCATGGCTTCGGGAAGCGCTCCAAGGTGGACGATTACCGGGTCACGAACCGCGGCGGCAAGGGCGTGATCAACATCAAGGCCACCGACAGGAACGGCGAGGTCGTCGGCATCCGGCGGGTGATGGACGAAGACGAATTCATGCTCATCACAACGGGCGGTCAGATGATTCGTGCCAATGCCAAGGATGTTTCTATCATCGGGCGTTCGACCCAGGGGGTGCGCCTCATCGATGTGAAGGGAAAAGATCGGGTCGCCGCCCTCGCCAGGGTCGAAGACAGCGGAAATGGCCAGGAAGTGAGCTGA